The genomic window ACAACCAATATTCCATACTCTAATCATTTTACCAGAATGGTCTTGTACGAGGCTAGCAATTTGCTCACCATAAGACGCATCCCATAACTTATTTGTATAAGGGCTATAAAAAGGAGTTAGAAATTCTTCTGCATCCATAGCATCAGATAACTGGACATCTTTTCCATTAGTTTCTCGATGTTCCTTCCATTCAGCATAACGATTCTCTACCCAATTATTATTCAATGAAGTGACATAGTATTTCTTGAATGTTGAAAGAGTTTCTTTAATAAACTTTAGACCGATGTCTTCCTTTTCAGGAACTATTGCTTCGCTTAAACTCTTTGTAGGAGTAAGTTCTTCATCATTTTGGTCAAGTGTGGGCCTTTGAACTATAACCTCTGCCTCTTCTTCTTTTTCATCGAATACAGCTTCAGCATCAAGAATTATATATAAACGTTCTTCATTTTCTACAACACCACTAATATACTTTATATTTATATCCCCAAATAGAGGATGAGGAGGCTGAATTTGAGTAGAGGCTATACCTACAACTTTATCTATACTATCAACCACTACTCCAATTACATTATTCTCTAATCTAAGTATCAATATGTTTTCTAGTTCTGTAGGGTCATTTTGAGGTGCAGGTAGATTAAACATGATTCTAAGATCAATTATAGATATTATCTCACCTCTTAGATTATCCACTCCTCGAACAAAAGGAGGAGTATTAGGCACAAAAGTAAAGTTACCAGCTTTCCTGATTTCTTTTACTTTCATGATATCAATGCCATAATCCTTACCAGCTAAAGTAAAAGTAACCATTTTAGTGTCTATTACATTAATCTGTTCTTTTTCAACTGATTCATTTACAGCATCTTTTTGTTTTGTTTGATTGTTACTCATACTCACCCCGTTAGCTTATTTAATACCATGTTCTCTTTGTTGTCTCATCTGTCTTTCTCTTTTGAGTCCCAATTCCAAAATTTGACTAACATCGATGATTAAAGACACTTTCCCATCACCTAGAATAGTTGCTCCAGCAATTCCTGGCGAATTTGTGTATTTATCTTTCAAAGGTTTAATTACAACATCTTCCTCACCAATAAGAGAATCGACGACAAGGCCCATTTTTTTATCGCCTGAACCTACGACAACAACAAAATGATAATCACGCTTTTCTTCTTCAGGCATACCAAATAATCTGTTTAATCGGATTAAGGATATAACATCATCTCTAACGTTGAAGACTTCATAACCATCTATAAGTTTTATTTCAGTAGGTCTGATACGATGACTATCAATAACGGAAGTAATGGGAATTGCGTATATTTCTTGATTTACTCGAACTAATAAACCCTGAATTATAGCAAGAGTTAAAGGTAATTTTATAGTGAACTTAGATCCTTTATCTAATACAGACCAAACGTTTACATTACCATTCAATTTTTCTATCTGTTTTCTTACAACGTCCAGACCTACACCCCGACCTGAGATATTAGAGACTTTTTTTGCTGTACTAAAGCCGGGTTCGAAAATCAAGTTAAAAGCTTCAACATCAGATAAATTTTTACTAGGATGAATCAGACCTCTCTCTATGGCTTTTTGTTTTACCATATTTACATCTATTCCTTTTCCATCATCTTCTATTTCAATGATGATCATATTACCTTCATTACTAGCTCTTAACCAAATATTACCATCAGAAGACTTGCCCTTTTTCTTACGTTCATCATTATGTTCGACACCATGATCCATAGAGTTTCGAACACAATGAATTAAAGGATCTAGTAGGTCCTCAATTACTGATTTATCAAGTTCTGTATCTTCACCTTCAATATGTAGTTCAATTTTTTTGTTCAATGTCTTAGACAAATCTCTAACTAACCGTGGAAACCGAGAAAATATTTGACTTATGGGAACCATTCGTATTCTTAAAACGGATTCATGAAGATCGCTGATGATACGTCCTAGGTTCTGAGCTGTACCTCTAAAAGTTCCTACAGTGCCTTTTAAATTCCCTTCAAACTTATCAAATATACTAAATAAATTACCATATTTTTCATTGATTTGTTTCTTTATATCCTTTACAGAGGTACCATTTTGTAAAGTTTCTAACAAATAAGGTATTTCCTCAAACAGTGACTTGAGCTTGTCTTTATATTCTAATTCTGAAGCTTGTAGATTGCTTAAATTCTCACTAAATTGATTACTGATTTGATTGAAAGTAGCTTTATTGATAACTGTCTCTGAAACAAGATTAAGTAAGTTATCGATTCTTTTGCTATCAACACGAAGAATGGATCCCATCGTGTTGATTTTCTTAGCATCAGGGGATTTAATCCCTTTCTTAGGCGCTATACTATTGTTAGTAACACCTTCTTTACTTTCAGAATGAGCAACAGCCAATTGATCATTCAATTCTTCAGACTTATCAATAATTTCCGCTGAATCTTTTTGATCTAAATTTGTGCTCGTTGCTTCCACATTAGATTCGACTTCACCAGTAATATCATCATTTACATCAGAACTAACAGTATCGATAACTACATCAGTAGTAACATCTGATATTTTTAGACTTTTTTGTAGAGATTCAATAGAAATCTCAGTCGTAAAATAATATTCAACTTGAGGGAAGAAATTATCTTCATACAAACTTTCAAAATCGGGGACTGTTCTAAGAACCTTCCCTTTTTCCTTCAATATTGCGAAAGCTTGTATTCCTCCAACAGTATTCATCGGATTGTCGGGATCAAAGCTTACAACAGCTTTATATATTTCAGAATCATCACCTGCAGCTTCTTTTAATTCAACAAATTCATGTTCTGAAAGTTTTACTCCAACAGTTTTCGTTTCATTTAATCTTGGGGTTGATTTAGTGACTAGATTCTTTTCTGGCGGTTTATTACTTTCAATTGGTTTAACATTCCCACTTAAATGGGCTTTCAATTTTTCTTCAGTGGTGCTTGTATCCTCATCATACACACTACCACCAGCCCGTGCTTCCATCATAGCTTTAATAATATCAATAGAATCTAACAAGATATCAGTAGTATCTCCAGAAATACTAACCTTGCCAGATCTGATCTCATCTAAAACATCTTCGACTATGTGAGTAAACTCACTTAGCTCTGTCATCTGAACAGTTGCAGCACCCCCTTTTAAAGTGTGAGCAGCACGAAAAATCTCGTCTACGGCATCTTTATTATTAGGATCATTCTCTAAAACAAGGATGTTCTGCTCAAGGGTTTCAACCTGCATTTGGGCTTCTACGAAAAAATCTTTTAAAAGTTCTTCATTGTTTGGGTCTAAATAGTCACTCATATCAATTTAACTTTTATATAAAAGAGGTATTAAGTCAAGCTAGATTT from Spirochaeta cellobiosiphila DSM 17781 includes these protein-coding regions:
- a CDS encoding CheR family methyltransferase, producing the protein MSNNQTKQKDAVNESVEKEQINVIDTKMVTFTLAGKDYGIDIMKVKEIRKAGNFTFVPNTPPFVRGVDNLRGEIISIIDLRIMFNLPAPQNDPTELENILILRLENNVIGVVVDSIDKVVGIASTQIQPPHPLFGDINIKYISGVVENEERLYIILDAEAVFDEKEEEAEVIVQRPTLDQNDEELTPTKSLSEAIVPEKEDIGLKFIKETLSTFKKYYVTSLNNNWVENRYAEWKEHRETNGKDVQLSDAMDAEEFLTPFYSPYTNKLWDASYGEQIASLVQDHSGKMIRVWNIGCGKGAESYSLAVSLKKRFTDKQVKIWANDSDLLSISSAPTMLIPQEQLSDEYLPYVIDVKGGKQFSKNLKDSITFEYHDVTNVNPFEDLDMIIARDVLSFLKKGDQHRVLESFMDKLKPGGLLILGQNESPLEYGGWISIEKGTVVGFTKKSD
- a CDS encoding chemotaxis protein CheA, which produces MSDYLDPNNEELLKDFFVEAQMQVETLEQNILVLENDPNNKDAVDEIFRAAHTLKGGAATVQMTELSEFTHIVEDVLDEIRSGKVSISGDTTDILLDSIDIIKAMMEARAGGSVYDEDTSTTEEKLKAHLSGNVKPIESNKPPEKNLVTKSTPRLNETKTVGVKLSEHEFVELKEAAGDDSEIYKAVVSFDPDNPMNTVGGIQAFAILKEKGKVLRTVPDFESLYEDNFFPQVEYYFTTEISIESLQKSLKISDVTTDVVIDTVSSDVNDDITGEVESNVEATSTNLDQKDSAEIIDKSEELNDQLAVAHSESKEGVTNNSIAPKKGIKSPDAKKINTMGSILRVDSKRIDNLLNLVSETVINKATFNQISNQFSENLSNLQASELEYKDKLKSLFEEIPYLLETLQNGTSVKDIKKQINEKYGNLFSIFDKFEGNLKGTVGTFRGTAQNLGRIISDLHESVLRIRMVPISQIFSRFPRLVRDLSKTLNKKIELHIEGEDTELDKSVIEDLLDPLIHCVRNSMDHGVEHNDERKKKGKSSDGNIWLRASNEGNMIIIEIEDDGKGIDVNMVKQKAIERGLIHPSKNLSDVEAFNLIFEPGFSTAKKVSNISGRGVGLDVVRKQIEKLNGNVNVWSVLDKGSKFTIKLPLTLAIIQGLLVRVNQEIYAIPITSVIDSHRIRPTEIKLIDGYEVFNVRDDVISLIRLNRLFGMPEEEKRDYHFVVVVGSGDKKMGLVVDSLIGEEDVVIKPLKDKYTNSPGIAGATILGDGKVSLIIDVSQILELGLKRERQMRQQREHGIK